A genomic stretch from Marinobacter fonticola includes:
- the merP gene encoding mercury resistance system periplasmic binding protein MerP, which yields MRFGLMLITALLSMPALATMQTVTLSIPGMTCSACPITIKLALNKMDGVSQVDVSYPDREAVVTFDDTLTSVEALTEATANAGYPSTLKPSNASREFPE from the coding sequence ATGCGCTTTGGTCTGATGTTGATCACCGCCCTGCTTAGCATGCCTGCTTTAGCGACCATGCAGACTGTCACGCTCTCGATACCAGGCATGACTTGTTCCGCGTGTCCGATCACCATCAAGCTGGCTTTGAATAAGATGGACGGTGTTTCGCAAGTCGACGTGAGCTACCCGGATCGTGAGGCCGTGGTTACCTTCGACGACACACTAACGTCCGTGGAGGCGTTGACTGAAGCCACGGCTAACGCGGGCTACCCCTCCACCTTGAAGCCCTCGAACGCGAGTAGGGAGTTCCCCGAATGA